In the Clostridium sporogenes genome, one interval contains:
- a CDS encoding DUF4363 family protein produces the protein MRRFLIRTIPIVALSFFVAIMLSASYMKKPRNQGENVDQFMSSTIEYVKNEDWNNAEKEMEKLDLAWNKVLKRVQFSSELDQINYLSESIDKAKGGIMAKDKGISLSNLTSFYEEWQNIGK, from the coding sequence GTGAGAAGATTTTTAATAAGAACAATTCCCATAGTGGCATTAAGTTTTTTTGTTGCTATTATGTTAAGTGCAAGTTATATGAAAAAGCCTAGAAATCAAGGAGAAAATGTTGATCAATTTATGAGCAGCACAATAGAATATGTAAAAAATGAAGATTGGAATAATGCAGAAAAAGAAATGGAAAAATTAGATTTAGCATGGAATAAAGTTTTAAAAAGAGTTCAATTTAGTTCAGAGTTAGATCAAATAAATTATTTAAGTGAGAGTATAGATAAGGCTAAAGGTGGTATAATGGCAAAAGATAAAGGCATAAGTTTATCTAATCTAACGAGTTTTTATGAAGAATGGCAAAATATCGGCAAATAA
- a CDS encoding VanZ family protein, translating to MEAYTFPIKVAILTVPILIYMAFIPYCIFQYRKHGFISKYRSFMHVAFIFYIISAFYLVVLPLPPQDFVPKFIIRPQLQPFNFIGDFIKEYRSLISGGYKPIFAVIKNRGFWQVAFNIILLTPLGFFLKYAYNKNFKKTLMIVFCTSLFFELTQLTGIFGIYKYAYRLFDVDDLILNTSGGIIGYYLVPIVSKILPDVSKIDSKYKEKLTISYTRRAIAFFIDSFIIDMLFSFLKNDRIISFVFILYIVLCLYITNGYTIGKKLVKIKVINETKDRLKIIQILKRYLWLIILSLFNYLSKLNFQEYYLAFLVLIYFIVIFMVGIMIMKGLFNKEKKLFYEKFSHTYEINSFKH from the coding sequence ATGGAAGCATACACATTTCCTATAAAGGTGGCAATTTTAACAGTACCTATTTTAATTTATATGGCTTTTATTCCATATTGTATTTTTCAATATAGAAAACATGGCTTTATAAGTAAGTATAGATCCTTTATGCATGTAGCTTTTATTTTCTATATAATTTCTGCTTTTTATTTAGTAGTATTGCCGTTGCCACCACAAGATTTTGTTCCTAAATTTATAATTAGGCCTCAATTACAACCATTTAACTTTATAGGAGATTTTATAAAAGAATATAGATCCCTTATAAGTGGTGGATATAAGCCTATTTTTGCAGTAATAAAAAATAGAGGATTTTGGCAAGTTGCTTTTAATATAATATTATTAACACCTCTAGGCTTTTTCTTAAAATATGCATACAATAAAAATTTTAAGAAAACATTAATGATAGTATTTTGTACTTCTTTATTTTTTGAACTAACACAATTAACTGGTATATTTGGTATATATAAGTATGCATATAGATTGTTTGATGTAGATGATCTTATATTAAATACATCTGGAGGTATAATAGGATATTATTTAGTTCCTATAGTAAGTAAAATACTTCCTGATGTTAGCAAGATAGACAGTAAATATAAAGAAAAATTAACAATATCTTATACTAGAAGAGCTATAGCTTTTTTTATAGATTCATTTATAATAGATATGTTATTTTCATTTCTAAAAAATGATAGAATAATTTCATTTGTTTTTATATTATACATAGTTTTATGCCTATACATAACCAATGGTTATACAATAGGTAAGAAATTAGTGAAAATAAAAGTTATAAATGAGACTAAAGATAGATTAAAAATTATACAAATTTTAAAAAGATATTTATGGCTAATTATTTTAAGTTTATTTAATTATTTATCTAAACTTAATTTTCAAGAATACTATTTAGCCTTTTTAGTTTTAATTTATTTTATTGTTATTTTTATGGTAGGAATAATGATTATGAAAGGACTATTTAATAAGGAGAAAAAATTGTTTTATGAAAAATTTTCTCACACCTATGAAATTAATAGTTTTAAGCATTAG
- a CDS encoding nucleoside deaminase: MDKNKIMDLCVKSCIEGMKNHEGGPFGAVLVKGEQVIAVSHNTVIRDNDPTAHGEVNAIRQACKKLNTFDLRGCELYTTSEPCPMCMSAIIWANISKVYYGCTIEDAKNIGFRDDHILRFLQDGCKDKNVINLEAVSKESCLKAFEYWSKAKDKTEY; the protein is encoded by the coding sequence ATGGATAAAAATAAAATAATGGATTTATGTGTAAAAAGTTGTATTGAAGGTATGAAGAATCATGAAGGAGGTCCATTTGGAGCTGTACTAGTTAAGGGTGAACAAGTTATAGCAGTATCCCATAATACTGTAATAAGAGATAATGATCCTACTGCCCATGGTGAGGTAAATGCCATAAGACAAGCGTGTAAAAAACTTAACACATTTGATTTAAGAGGATGTGAATTGTATACAACCTCAGAACCTTGTCCTATGTGTATGTCCGCAATTATATGGGCGAACATATCTAAAGTATATTATGGATGTACAATAGAAGATGCTAAAAACATAGGCTTTAGGGATGACCATATATTAAGATTTTTGCAAGATGGATGCAAGGACAAAAATGTAATTAATTTAGAAGCAGTGAGTAAAGAATCTTGTTTAAAGGCTTTTGAATATTGGAGTAAAGCTAAGGATAAAACTGAATATTAG
- the xdhB gene encoding xanthine dehydrogenase FAD-binding subunit XdhB — MYDINEILESKTLEEALELLSNRDDLTVIAGGTDVLVKLHEERFNSLNLISIRNIKDLNEIKILKDGSIEIGTMVTFSEIFRSDIVNKNIPILAEAAVSMGGPQVRNMATIGGNVCNGAVSGDSAPSLFALNSKLKLKSKSGERIVKIENFYTGPGQVSIRKDEILISIIIEKKDYENKYGNYIKFSSRNAMDIALMGVAVLVEVKENRFQDLRIALGVSGPTPIRCEIAETEGKDIEVTDENIKLIGKLALKSSRTIDFWNASKEFKEHLIEELTYRALKESIKIALKNRSKSID; from the coding sequence ATGTACGATATAAATGAAATTTTAGAATCTAAAACATTAGAAGAAGCATTAGAATTATTATCAAATCGTGATGATTTAACAGTAATAGCTGGAGGCACTGATGTACTTGTAAAACTTCATGAAGAAAGATTTAATTCTTTAAATTTAATAAGTATTAGAAATATAAAAGATTTAAATGAAATAAAAATCCTTAAGGATGGGTCAATAGAAATAGGTACTATGGTAACTTTTTCAGAAATATTTAGAAGTGATATAGTAAATAAAAATATTCCTATATTAGCAGAAGCAGCAGTTTCTATGGGAGGACCTCAAGTTAGAAATATGGCAACCATTGGGGGAAATGTTTGTAATGGAGCTGTATCTGGAGATAGTGCACCATCATTATTCGCTTTAAACAGTAAATTAAAACTTAAATCTAAAAGTGGTGAAAGAATAGTTAAAATAGAAAATTTTTATACAGGTCCTGGACAGGTCAGCATTAGAAAAGATGAGATATTAATTAGTATAATTATTGAGAAAAAGGATTATGAAAATAAGTATGGAAATTATATCAAATTTTCGAGTAGAAATGCAATGGATATAGCTTTAATGGGAGTTGCTGTGTTAGTAGAAGTTAAGGAAAATAGATTTCAGGATTTAAGAATTGCTTTGGGAGTGTCAGGACCAACACCTATAAGATGCGAAATAGCTGAAACAGAGGGAAAAGATATAGAAGTTACAGATGAAAATATAAAATTAATAGGAAAGCTAGCTTTAAAGTCCTCAAGAACTATTGATTTTTGGAATGCATCAAAGGAGTTTAAAGAGCATCTAATAGAGGAATTAACATATAGAGCACTTAAAGAATCTATTAAGATAGCATTAAAAAATAGATCAAAGAGTATAGATTAA
- a CDS encoding cation diffusion facilitator family transporter produces the protein MDNRERLTIGNKVSKITIIANVILSFIKVLFGIIGNSAATIADGIHSLSDVLSTIAVIIGLKISSKPADKNHPYGHEKLEAITSKLLASILFLTALFIGYSGIKIIINKDFYIPSKITIYIAILSIITKEWMYRYTLKAANKINSTALKADAWHHRSDSFSSIGTLIGIVGARLKYPILDPIASLVICIFIIKVSIDIYKTSINQLVDHCADEKTIHMITEQIKSIKEVERIDELKTRLHGSKLYVDVEIALDYSLSLKESHSIAEKVHDRIEASNNNIIHCMIHVNPYEK, from the coding sequence ATGGATAACAGAGAAAGGTTAACTATAGGTAATAAAGTTTCCAAAATAACTATTATAGCAAATGTAATTTTATCTTTTATAAAAGTGCTATTTGGAATAATAGGAAATAGTGCTGCTACTATTGCAGACGGAATACATTCTCTTTCTGATGTCTTAAGTACTATTGCAGTAATTATAGGACTTAAGATATCTTCTAAACCTGCTGATAAAAATCATCCATATGGTCATGAAAAACTTGAAGCAATAACTTCTAAATTATTAGCTTCTATATTATTTTTAACTGCTTTGTTTATAGGTTATAGTGGTATAAAAATCATTATAAATAAAGATTTTTATATTCCTTCAAAGATAACTATTTATATTGCTATTTTATCTATAATAACAAAGGAATGGATGTATAGATACACCTTAAAAGCAGCTAATAAAATAAATAGTACTGCTCTTAAAGCAGATGCTTGGCATCATAGATCTGACTCTTTTTCATCTATAGGAACACTTATAGGTATAGTAGGAGCTAGACTTAAATATCCAATACTAGACCCTATAGCTTCTTTAGTAATATGCATATTTATAATTAAAGTTTCTATAGATATTTATAAAACTTCTATAAATCAATTAGTGGATCACTGTGCTGATGAAAAAACTATTCACATGATAACAGAACAAATAAAATCTATTAAAGAAGTCGAAAGGATAGATGAATTAAAAACTAGACTTCATGGTAGTAAACTTTATGTAGATGTGGAAATCGCTCTTGATTATAGTTTATCTTTAAAAGAATCTCATAGTATAGCAGAAAAGGTGCATGATAGAATTGAAGCAAGTAATAATAATATTATACATTGTATGATTCACGTAAATCCTTACGAAAAATAA
- a CDS encoding LapA family protein encodes MRNGFVFSLIMALIVAIFAIQNAAAIPIKILFWQIDFSLAIIIFLSAVVGAVITGIMSIKKERIIKKQNKDFSNKIQELEKTNVELLDRLENLSSVSKDEHYIKDINDKEVSLNKENKKIT; translated from the coding sequence ATGAGAAATGGATTTGTATTTTCTCTTATAATGGCTCTTATTGTAGCTATATTTGCTATACAAAATGCAGCGGCTATACCAATAAAAATTTTATTTTGGCAAATTGATTTTTCTTTAGCAATCATAATTTTTTTATCAGCTGTTGTAGGAGCGGTTATTACAGGTATTATGAGTATAAAAAAAGAAAGAATTATAAAAAAACAAAATAAAGATTTTTCAAATAAAATACAGGAATTGGAAAAAACTAATGTAGAATTATTAGATAGATTAGAAAATTTAAGTTCGGTTTCTAAAGATGAGCATTACATAAAAGATATAAATGATAAAGAAGTATCTTTAAATAAAGAAAATAAAAAAATAACATAA
- a CDS encoding DUF421 domain-containing protein, producing the protein MNEALVVLVRAIIGFFTLLIFARILGKQQISQLTFFDYVLGITIGSTASTLSTDLESTAWSHWIGLLVWCSIGFLMQWITLRWRYAAKYLEGEPTIVIMDGKIMEATLKKMRYTVADLLEQVRGKGIFDLSEVEYAILESDGELSVLKKPEHEPLTAKDLNIYKSKTGISRELIYDGEIVEDNLREINRDKEWLKAELQKRKIQDPSEVFLATINQNNQIYIDTYKDHLKRIIDIGDYKGPY; encoded by the coding sequence TTGAATGAAGCTTTAGTTGTGTTAGTTAGGGCTATCATAGGATTTTTTACCCTTTTAATCTTTGCACGAATATTGGGAAAACAACAAATAAGTCAGCTTACTTTTTTCGATTATGTTCTTGGTATAACTATAGGTTCTACAGCATCTACGCTAAGTACAGATTTAGAAAGTACAGCTTGGTCTCATTGGATTGGTCTTTTAGTCTGGTGCAGTATAGGATTCTTGATGCAATGGATAACATTAAGATGGAGATATGCAGCTAAATATTTGGAAGGTGAGCCTACTATAGTAATAATGGATGGTAAAATAATGGAGGCGACTTTAAAAAAAATGAGATATACAGTAGCAGATCTTTTAGAACAAGTCAGAGGAAAAGGAATTTTCGATTTATCTGAAGTGGAGTATGCAATATTAGAATCTGATGGAGAATTGTCTGTTTTAAAAAAACCAGAACATGAACCATTAACAGCTAAGGATTTAAATATATATAAAAGTAAAACTGGAATAAGTAGAGAACTTATATATGATGGTGAAATAGTAGAGGATAATTTAAGAGAAATAAATAGAGATAAGGAATGGCTAAAAGCTGAATTACAAAAAAGAAAAATTCAAGACCCTTCAGAAGTTTTTTTAGCTACTATAAATCAGAATAATCAAATTTATATAGATACATATAAAGATCATTTAAAAAGAATAATAGACATAGGAGATTATAAGGGTCCTTACTAA
- a CDS encoding DNA topoisomerase III, producing MGKILVLAEKPSVGRDLAKVLKCNKKGNGYLEGNKYIVTWALGHLITLSDPESYDEKYKKWSMDTLPMLPKRMKTTVIKKTSKHFSEVRKVMTRKDIEELVIATDAGREGELVARWIIDKIGFRKPIKRLWISSQTDKAILDGFRNLKPGKDYENLYHSAVCRAEADWIVGLNVTRALTCRYNAQLSAGRVQTPTLAMIVQREEDIKNFNPRDYYSIEGKANGFTMHWENEKGGFNTFNEEVAKKVISKVTGKDGKITEVTESNKKKYAPALYDLTELQRDANRIFGYSAKQTLSIMQRLYENHKILTYPRTDSRYISRDVVGTLKDRLKAISIGSYSRFANEILKGSIKAHKGFVDDSKVSDHHAIIPTEEKPRLGSLSGEERNIYDLVIKRFLSVMLPAFEYIQTTIKADVTGEKFVARGKVIKSKGWKVVYDREEFDDRDNNSDNDSIKDQTLPKVNKEDSIKFSSFKINKGETKPPARFNEGTLLSAMENPQKYISIDKKNSKILGETGGLGTVATRADIIEKLYNTFYIEKKGKEIIPTSKGKQVIDLVPKDLKSPLLTAKWERELDSISRGNLKEQIFINKMRSYATELVEDVKNSKDKFVHDNLTGKKCPKCGKYMLEVKGKNGIMNVCQDRECGHRENVSRFTNVRCPECHVKLELRGEGEGQIYVCTRCSFREKLSSFNKKHRNNKEKLNKRDVAKYMKKMQKENDEPINSALADALSKLNL from the coding sequence ATGGGAAAAATATTAGTTTTAGCAGAAAAACCTAGTGTAGGAAGAGATTTAGCTAAGGTTTTAAAATGCAATAAAAAGGGAAATGGTTATTTAGAGGGAAATAAATATATTGTAACTTGGGCTTTAGGGCATTTAATAACTCTATCAGATCCTGAAAGTTATGATGAAAAATATAAAAAATGGAGTATGGATACTCTTCCAATGTTACCTAAAAGGATGAAAACTACAGTTATAAAAAAGACTTCAAAACATTTTAGTGAAGTTAGAAAGGTTATGACAAGAAAGGATATAGAAGAACTTGTTATAGCTACAGATGCGGGAAGAGAAGGAGAGCTTGTAGCTAGATGGATAATTGATAAGATAGGGTTTAGAAAGCCTATAAAACGTCTTTGGATTTCATCTCAAACAGATAAGGCTATTTTAGATGGATTTAGAAATTTAAAACCAGGTAAAGACTATGAAAACTTATACCATTCAGCAGTTTGTAGAGCAGAAGCGGATTGGATTGTAGGGCTTAATGTTACAAGAGCTTTAACTTGTAGATATAATGCACAACTTTCAGCAGGAAGGGTACAGACACCTACATTAGCTATGATAGTTCAAAGAGAAGAAGATATAAAAAATTTCAATCCTAGAGATTATTACAGTATAGAAGGTAAAGCTAATGGATTTACAATGCATTGGGAAAATGAAAAAGGTGGATTTAATACATTTAATGAAGAGGTGGCTAAAAAGGTAATTTCTAAGGTTACAGGTAAAGATGGAAAAATAACAGAGGTAACAGAAAGTAACAAAAAGAAATATGCTCCTGCTCTTTATGATCTAACAGAACTTCAAAGGGATGCTAATAGAATATTTGGTTATTCAGCAAAACAAACCCTATCTATAATGCAAAGATTATATGAAAATCATAAGATTTTAACTTATCCAAGAACTGATTCTAGATATATTTCAAGGGATGTTGTTGGTACTTTAAAAGATAGATTAAAAGCTATATCTATAGGGAGCTACAGTAGATTTGCAAATGAAATATTAAAAGGAAGCATTAAAGCACACAAAGGTTTTGTAGATGACAGTAAGGTTTCAGACCATCATGCTATAATTCCTACAGAAGAAAAGCCTAGATTAGGAAGTTTAAGTGGCGAGGAAAGAAATATTTATGATTTAGTTATAAAAAGATTTTTATCAGTAATGTTACCAGCTTTTGAATATATTCAAACTACAATTAAAGCAGATGTTACAGGTGAAAAGTTTGTAGCAAGAGGAAAAGTTATAAAATCAAAGGGATGGAAAGTAGTTTATGATAGAGAAGAATTTGATGATAGGGATAATAATTCAGATAATGATAGTATAAAAGATCAAACTCTTCCAAAGGTTAATAAAGAAGATAGTATAAAATTTTCTAGCTTTAAAATAAACAAAGGTGAAACAAAACCACCAGCTAGATTTAATGAAGGTACACTATTATCTGCAATGGAAAATCCTCAAAAGTATATAAGTATAGATAAGAAAAATTCTAAAATATTGGGGGAAACTGGTGGACTTGGAACTGTTGCCACTAGAGCAGATATAATTGAAAAATTATATAATACTTTTTATATAGAAAAGAAGGGAAAAGAAATAATCCCAACGTCAAAGGGAAAACAGGTCATAGATTTAGTACCAAAAGATTTAAAGTCACCGCTTTTAACAGCAAAATGGGAAAGAGAATTAGATTCTATAAGTAGAGGTAACCTAAAAGAACAGATATTTATAAATAAAATGAGAAGTTATGCTACAGAGCTTGTAGAAGATGTTAAAAATAGTAAAGATAAATTTGTTCATGATAATTTAACTGGTAAAAAATGTCCAAAGTGTGGTAAATACATGTTAGAAGTTAAGGGCAAAAATGGAATTATGAATGTATGCCAAGATAGGGAATGCGGACATAGAGAAAATGTAAGCAGGTTTACCAATGTAAGATGCCCAGAGTGTCATGTGAAATTGGAACTTAGAGGAGAAGGCGAAGGACAAATATATGTATGTACAAGATGTAGCTTTAGGGAAAAACTTTCTTCTTTTAATAAAAAGCATAGAAACAATAAGGAAAAGTTAAATAAGAGAGATGTAGCTAAATATATGAAAAAAATGCAAAAAGAAAATGATGAACCGATAAATTCAGCACTAGCAGATGCATTATCTAAATTAAACTTATAA
- a CDS encoding (2Fe-2S)-binding protein, with translation MSLKKKIKFTVNDKKYEVEIDIRESLSEVLRSRLHLTGVKQGCGVGECGACTVLIDGVPMDSCIYLAAWADGKTIKTIEGVGKNGKLSDVQKAFIDEGAVQCGFCTPGLVLTTIALVESGTDYTDEEIKREISGHLCRCTGYNKIFNATKKAILKRK, from the coding sequence ATGAGTTTAAAAAAGAAAATAAAATTTACAGTTAATGATAAAAAATATGAAGTTGAAATAGATATTAGAGAATCTTTATCAGAAGTATTAAGAAGTAGATTGCATTTAACAGGTGTGAAACAAGGATGTGGTGTAGGAGAATGTGGAGCATGTACTGTTTTAATAGATGGCGTTCCAATGGATTCATGTATATATTTAGCAGCTTGGGCTGATGGTAAAACAATAAAAACTATTGAAGGTGTAGGAAAAAATGGTAAACTTTCAGATGTTCAAAAAGCATTTATAGATGAAGGTGCTGTACAATGTGGATTTTGTACACCAGGTTTAGTTTTAACAACAATAGCCTTAGTAGAGAGTGGAACAGATTATACAGATGAAGAAATAAAAAGGGAAATATCAGGTCATTTATGTAGGTGTACTGGATATAATAAAATATTTAATGCTACTAAAAAGGCTATTTTAAAAAGAAAATAA
- the xdhA gene encoding xanthine dehydrogenase molybdenum-binding subunit XdhA encodes MEEHYDLIGKSINRVDAVAKVTGKAKYCSDYFESELLVGMVLRSPYAHAKIKNIDTKEAENLEGVEAVLTYKNVPNIKFPTAGHPYSLDPSHRDIEDCLLLTDKARFVGDSIAAVVATDELIAKKALKLIKVEYEVLPFVIDQEEAIKEGAPAIHEERPNNIISDFGITVGNPDEVFKNADKIYKGQYETQIVQHCQMETHNTIAKIDERGRMLIISSTQIPHIVRRIVSKACNLPIGKIRVIKPYIGGGFGGKQDVIIEPLTAAMSLAVNGRPVRLQLSREEAIVATRTRHSMRIKIKMALANNNKIEGYDIENFVNNGAYASHGHSIAMSAGSKIRPLYDIRAEKYRPKTIYTNLPVAGAMRAYGVPQICFAIESMIDDICKDLNVDPVDFRINSFIKKGHIDPDSGLVVRTFGLPECLKKGRELIEWDKKRKLYKNQIGDIKRGVGMACFSYFSGTWPVSLEAAGTRIVMNQDGSVQVQVGATEIGQGSDTVFTQMAAETIGIPFDMVTVISQQDTDVTPFDTGSYASRQSFIAGQAIKKAATEVKRKVLKIASDKCGLDEEFLDIVDAKIIEKGIKRELYTLEEIALEAYYNKEKYAPITSDLTVKVKNNAIVYGATFVEVEVDIRTGKIKILDIYNIHDSGKILNRKLAEGQVHGGVSMALGFALSEKFIINEKTGAIINNNLLHYKLPTIMDTPKINCEFVNTYDPTSSYGQKSLGESTTISPAPAIRNAVLNATGVAFNKLPMDSQTVFEKFKEVGLI; translated from the coding sequence ATGGAAGAACATTATGATTTAATTGGAAAGAGCATAAATAGAGTAGATGCAGTAGCTAAAGTTACAGGTAAAGCTAAATATTGTTCAGATTATTTTGAAAGTGAATTACTTGTAGGGATGGTTTTAAGAAGTCCTTATGCTCATGCAAAAATAAAAAATATAGATACTAAAGAAGCGGAAAATTTGGAAGGAGTTGAAGCTGTATTAACATATAAAAATGTACCAAATATAAAGTTTCCTACAGCAGGGCATCCATATTCATTAGATCCAAGTCATAGAGATATAGAGGATTGCCTATTACTCACAGATAAGGCACGTTTTGTGGGGGATTCTATTGCAGCAGTTGTAGCAACTGATGAACTTATAGCTAAAAAAGCTTTAAAATTAATAAAGGTAGAATATGAAGTTTTACCTTTTGTAATAGATCAAGAGGAAGCAATAAAAGAAGGAGCTCCTGCTATTCATGAAGAAAGACCTAATAATATAATTAGTGATTTTGGAATAACAGTAGGAAATCCAGATGAAGTATTTAAAAATGCTGATAAAATTTATAAAGGACAATATGAAACTCAAATAGTTCAACATTGCCAAATGGAAACTCATAATACTATAGCAAAAATTGATGAGAGAGGCAGGATGCTTATTATATCATCAACACAAATACCTCATATTGTGCGAAGGATAGTTTCAAAAGCTTGTAATTTACCTATTGGAAAAATAAGAGTAATAAAGCCTTATATTGGTGGAGGCTTTGGCGGAAAACAAGATGTTATAATAGAACCTCTTACTGCAGCAATGAGTCTTGCTGTTAATGGAAGGCCTGTAAGATTACAGTTAAGCAGAGAAGAAGCAATTGTTGCAACTAGAACAAGACATTCCATGAGAATAAAAATTAAAATGGCTTTAGCAAATAATAATAAAATAGAGGGATATGATATAGAGAATTTTGTAAACAATGGAGCTTATGCATCTCATGGGCATTCAATTGCTATGAGTGCAGGAAGTAAAATTAGACCTCTTTATGATATAAGGGCAGAAAAATATCGTCCTAAGACCATATATACTAATCTTCCAGTTGCAGGTGCAATGAGGGCATATGGAGTACCACAAATATGTTTTGCTATAGAATCTATGATTGATGATATATGTAAAGATTTAAATGTGGATCCTGTAGATTTTAGAATTAATAGTTTTATAAAAAAGGGGCACATAGATCCAGATTCAGGTCTTGTAGTTAGAACTTTTGGATTGCCAGAATGCTTAAAAAAAGGACGAGAATTGATAGAGTGGGATAAAAAAAGAAAGCTATATAAAAATCAAATAGGTGACATAAAAAGAGGAGTTGGAATGGCTTGTTTTAGTTATTTTTCAGGAACTTGGCCAGTATCCCTCGAAGCGGCAGGAACAAGAATAGTAATGAACCAAGATGGTTCCGTTCAAGTTCAAGTAGGAGCTACAGAAATAGGTCAAGGTAGTGATACAGTATTTACTCAAATGGCAGCAGAAACTATTGGAATTCCTTTTGATATGGTAACAGTAATATCACAGCAAGATACAGATGTTACTCCTTTTGATACAGGTTCTTATGCATCAAGACAATCCTTTATTGCAGGACAAGCTATAAAAAAGGCGGCAACAGAAGTAAAAAGAAAGGTTTTAAAGATTGCTAGTGATAAATGTGGATTAGATGAAGAATTTTTAGATATTGTAGATGCAAAAATAATAGAAAAAGGAATAAAGAGAGAACTGTATACTTTGGAAGAGATTGCATTAGAGGCATATTATAATAAAGAAAAATATGCTCCTATAACAAGTGATTTAACTGTAAAGGTAAAAAATAATGCTATAGTTTATGGAGCAACTTTTGTTGAAGTGGAAGTTGATATAAGAACAGGAAAAATAAAGATTTTAGATATTTATAATATACATGATTCTGGAAAAATTCTAAATAGAAAATTGGCAGAAGGTCAAGTTCATGGTGGAGTAAGCATGGCTTTAGGATTTGCTTTATCAGAAAAATTTATAATAAATGAAAAAACAGGAGCTATAATAAATAACAATCTTTTGCATTATAAGCTTCCAACTATTATGGATACTCCAAAAATAAATTGCGAATTTGTAAATACCTATGATCCAACATCCAGTTATGGACAAAAATCTTTAGGTGAAAGTACAACAATTTCTCCAGCACCAGCTATACGTAATGCTGTTTTAAATGCAACAGGGGTAGCATTTAATAAATTGCCAATGGATTCTCAAACTGTTTTTGAAAAATTTAAAGAAGTTGGACTTATATAG
- a CDS encoding YtrH family sporulation protein, producing the protein MKGFLGNLVYSFMVSFGVIIGASVFSGIAAILLNHPPLKVMLDISNSIKIWAVATALGGTFSSFSILEEGIFKGELRGMIKQIFYILASLIGANLGVNSIEILQKWGEYFNI; encoded by the coding sequence ATGAAAGGCTTTTTAGGAAATTTAGTGTATAGTTTTATGGTATCCTTTGGGGTAATAATAGGAGCAAGTGTTTTTTCAGGAATTGCTGCAATATTATTAAACCATCCTCCTTTAAAAGTCATGTTGGATATATCTAATTCTATAAAAATATGGGCAGTAGCTACAGCATTAGGAGGAACATTTTCCTCTTTTTCTATTTTAGAAGAAGGTATTTTTAAAGGAGAGCTAAGGGGAATGATAAAACAAATATTTTATATTCTTGCCTCTTTAATAGGTGCTAATCTAGGAGTAAATAGTATAGAAATTTTACAAAAGTGGGGAGAATATTTTAATATATGA